A window of Pedobacter lusitanus contains these coding sequences:
- a CDS encoding DUF6688 domain-containing protein, which produces MKFSEIVALILFFIIPPIIGFLIYKQFRSFVSLKRGITEYFMISLAGFSVLLFLVGLSTYSSDFNLAIDPVDNGYTPFATKHMLTLFLFFMVAIYAVIVLWLKGRDLPPVIVVLALTVITIALMISVAVILQVVENSDGNVGWCFVFLPLAYIISAISLIIRITKEESHHAVNRTYRNKILGYLNRLMAATQWQPVWVIILLIPVFIVITVILILCGQDSHALTRVFTETTGWHFSQKAHPPFLDHQGHYLCTVAACGNPDLVKPIRLGNRHGHQIIVNRQLQIANAFEELIQDISPVFHRYIRRLYDQYGYPLSKRINTPMRSNIIYLLMKPVEWFFVLVLYTCVKKPEMKIAKQYT; this is translated from the coding sequence ATTTTTTATCATACCGCCAATTATTGGCTTCCTGATCTATAAACAATTCAGAAGCTTTGTAAGTTTGAAGAGGGGAATTACTGAATATTTTATGATTAGCCTTGCGGGGTTTTCAGTACTGCTTTTTTTAGTTGGATTGTCAACTTATTCATCTGATTTTAATCTGGCTATTGACCCTGTCGATAATGGATATACGCCATTTGCTACAAAACACATGCTGACTTTGTTTCTTTTTTTTATGGTGGCCATATATGCTGTTATTGTTCTCTGGCTGAAAGGAAGGGATCTGCCTCCGGTAATAGTGGTGCTAGCGCTTACGGTGATCACAATCGCTTTGATGATTAGCGTTGCTGTCATACTACAGGTTGTAGAAAATTCTGATGGAAATGTGGGTTGGTGTTTTGTGTTTCTGCCTCTTGCATATATCATTTCTGCTATCAGTCTGATTATCAGAATAACGAAAGAAGAAAGCCATCATGCCGTAAACAGAACTTACCGGAACAAAATATTAGGTTATCTTAACCGGCTGATGGCCGCTACACAATGGCAACCGGTTTGGGTAATTATATTACTAATCCCTGTATTTATTGTAATAACTGTAATTTTAATCCTGTGTGGCCAGGATTCACATGCGCTTACCAGGGTTTTTACTGAAACTACGGGCTGGCATTTTTCGCAAAAAGCACATCCTCCTTTTCTGGATCACCAGGGACATTATTTGTGTACAGTAGCTGCTTGTGGGAATCCTGACCTGGTAAAACCTATCCGGCTTGGTAACCGTCACGGACATCAGATCATTGTGAACAGACAGCTACAGATCGCGAATGCTTTTGAAGAATTAATACAGGATATTTCACCGGTTTTTCACCGCTACATAAGAAGATTGTACGATCAATATGGTTATCCATTGTCAAAACGGATTAATACACCTATGCGTTCAAATATCATATATCTGCTGATGAAGCCTGTAGAATGGTTTTTTGTCCTGGTTTTATATACCTGTGTCAAAAAACCGGAAATGAAAATTGCAAAACAATACACCTGA